Below is a window of bacterium DNA.
TGAACTGAGCCCAGTGGCCCCAGCCCCCGCCGATCTCGGTAACCGGCGTCACGACCTTCGCGCCCAGCTTCACAGCCTGTTTGAGCGCGGCGTCGATGTCTTTGAACAGAACGTATGCGACCACGCCTTCGCCCGGCGCTTTCTTCACTTTCGATATTCCGCCGCCCATTCCCGTGCCGGCGGAGAAGGTGATGT
It encodes the following:
- a CDS encoding VOC family protein — encoded protein: MNKIAHIEIPSTDLAKSSAFYSKLFGWKMEPMGDEYITFSAGTGMGGGISKVKKAPGEGVVAYVLFKDIDAALKQAVKLGAKVVTPVTEIGGGWGHWAQFKDPSGCTGVALWAKK